The Rhizobium etli 8C-3 genome has a segment encoding these proteins:
- a CDS encoding FadR/GntR family transcriptional regulator → MKANVSDTPLIRPLPAMDRARQVTEALAHYVEAAKLKAGDRLPAERELMAALAVGRSTIREAIRHFQALGVIETRMGSGTYLLKPVSKATIHMPLSLDTAHLRDVLLQTLEVRRGIECEAGMVAARRRTASDLAIIEEKLDEMERVHQAKGTSGREDLAFHMAVYHATHNPLFGQLLEQMRETFERFWTHPFDREDFARRSFPFHRTLFNAIAAQDPEAARAETLKILEIVEEDIKEMSK, encoded by the coding sequence ATGAAGGCAAATGTCAGCGATACCCCCTTGATCCGGCCGCTTCCCGCCATGGATCGGGCGCGTCAGGTGACTGAGGCGCTGGCTCATTATGTTGAAGCGGCGAAGCTTAAGGCAGGCGACAGGCTGCCTGCCGAGCGTGAACTTATGGCAGCCCTTGCCGTGGGCCGTTCGACTATTCGCGAGGCGATCCGACACTTTCAGGCCCTTGGAGTGATTGAGACGCGCATGGGAAGCGGCACCTATCTCTTGAAGCCGGTTTCCAAGGCGACCATCCACATGCCGCTGTCACTTGACACGGCGCATCTTCGTGACGTCCTTCTGCAGACGCTGGAGGTTCGCCGCGGTATCGAATGCGAAGCAGGCATGGTGGCTGCGCGTCGCAGGACGGCCAGTGACCTCGCCATCATCGAAGAGAAGCTCGACGAGATGGAGCGCGTGCACCAAGCGAAGGGCACGTCCGGTCGCGAAGACCTCGCATTTCATATGGCTGTTTATCACGCAACCCATAACCCGCTGTTCGGTCAGCTCCTCGAGCAGATGCGCGAGACCTTCGAGCGCTTTTGGACCCATCCATTCGACCGGGAGGATTTTGCGCGCCGGTCCTTTCCCTTCCACCGCACGCTTTTCAACGCCATCGCTGCCCAGGATCCAGAGGCTGCCCGCGCAGAAACATTGAAAATCCTCGAGATTGTCGAGGAAGACATCAAGGAAATGTCCAAATGA